The window TTGGCATGAGAAAGTCAACAAATGAGCCGTTTTCAGGTTATGAACTTGACATGCCGCGATGCCACACGTGCTGGCAGAAAATACGTAATCCATCCGCCAGTCCTTTCTCCATACGTGCTTTTACCGCAATCGCCGGGGTTCACCGGCATAGTATTCCCAAGGTACTCTAGTAAGATACCGGGTCGCGTGGCCGCATCTTCCGATTCGCGGGCGATGCCGATTGCGCGCACACGGTTCAATTCTCGCGCAGTGGAGATTGCATGCACATCCTTTTCTTGTCCCATTATTTCCCCCCCGAGGTGAACGCACCCGCCTCCCGTACCTATGAGAACGCCAAGCGCTGGGTTCGCGCCGGGCATAAGGTCACGGTCCTGACCTGCCACCCGAGCCATCCAGGCGGGGTGGTCTATCCGGGGTTCACAAACTCGGTCCATGCCTGGGACGAGATCGACGGTATCCGCGTGCTGCGCGTCGGCACGTACCTGAGCGCCAACAAGGGTTTCATGAAGCGCATCTCCAACTACGTGTCCTTCATGCTCTCGGCCGTGGCCCAGTGCTGGAGGGTGCGGGACGTGGACCTGGTCGTGTCCACATCGCCCCAGTTCTTCTGCGGCATGGGTGGCTACTTCGTCTCCCGCCTGAAGCGATGCCCGTGGGTGCTGGAGATCCGCGACCTGTGGCCCGAATCCATCATCGCCGTGGGCGCAATAAGGAATCGCCGGGTCATCAGGGCCCTCGAAGGCGTCGAGAGCTTCCTGTACCGCAAGGCCGACCACATCATCTCCCTGACCAAGGCCTTCAAGCGCCACATCACGGCCCGGGGCGTTGGCGAGGAAAAGGTCAGCATCGTCACCAACGGCGCGGACCTGGAGCGCTACGCCCCCGGCGGGCGCATGAACGCGGTGCGCCGGGAGCTGGGACTGGGCGAGGACGTCTTTCTGGCTTCCTACATCGGCACCCACGGCATGGCCCACGGCCTGGGGACGGTCCTGCGCGCGGCCAAGCGCCTGGAGAACGTGCCGAACATCCGGTTCCTGCTGGTGGGCGACGGGGCGGAGCGCGAGAAGCTGCTGCGTGAAAAGGACGAGATGGGCCTGACCAACGTCATCATGCTCGGCCAGCAGCCCAAGGAACGCATGCCGGACTTCCTGGCCGCCACGGACGCCTGCCTGGTGCTGCTCATCAAATCGGAGCTGTTCAAGACGGTGCTGCCGTCCAAGATCTTCGAGGCCATGGCCATGGGGCGGCCCATCGTGCTGGGCGTGGAGGGCGAGAGTCGGGAACTGGTGGAGGAGGGCGGGTGCGGCCTGTGCATCGAGCCGGAGAACGACGCCGAGTTGGCCGAGGCTGTGCTCAAACTGGCGCGGGACCCCGGATTGCGCCGGGAGCTTGGCGAACGGGGGCAGGATTATGTTGCGCGCAATTTTGACCGTGAAACGCTGGCCGTGCGATATCTGGGGATTCTGGAAGGCGTGGTCGAGAAGGGGGCGAAGTTGCTGCGGGAGCTTGCAAGGCGCAGCCTGTGAGGCCGTTGAAAAATCCTTTCTGGACTGCGTTGCTCCCCGATTTTCAAAGGCTCATGTAGACGGCTACACATCACCTTCGAAAATCGGCTCGCGCCTTGCCAGAAAGGTTTTTGAACGGCCTCCGGGGAGTTGAAAAATCCTTTCTGGACTGCGTTGCTCTCTCGATTTCCAAAGGCTCATGTAGACGGCTACACCGCGTCTTGTCGGATTGTTTTTTTGAGTGACTTTCGAGTGGCCTGTTTGGCTCATTTTCTCTCGTACACCACCAACCCAGAAAGAATGTATTTCAGCATGTTCTCGGCATGTTGGTACTCCCTGCCCGGAAGGTGCCTTGAGATGTCGCGAACAAGATGCTCGTTCGGCGTTGTGTCTTCTCCGTTTTCGAGCATGATGCGCAGCAGGTGCAGCGCAGTGTCCGCCGATGCCATGGCGGCCATGTCCTGGCCGAGCAACTCGGCGCCGGCCGTCTCCATGTCGAACCCGTGGCGCTCCATCAGTGCCGCCTCTGAATCGAAAAGCCGGTCCTTTGTCACTTCGCCATAAAGGCGCAGGAGCAGAGCCAGATCCTGGGCGTCTTTGTTTGAGGCATATCGCCTGTCGTTCCAGGCCAGCAGTTTCAGTATGGCCAATCCCGGCAGGGAAACAATGTTCACGACCAGCCCGCCGTTAATTTCCATCTGTAAACAATGCCGGAGCGCATCGTCGAATCCGGTCACGCACATCATCGGGTCATCGTCTGGCGGCCAGACAATGAAGCCTTTGGCATCAGCCAGGCCACCGAAGGGCACGGCGTCGATGATGACGCCTTTTGGGGATCGAAACCTGTGCGTCACCGTCGTATTGCGTTCGAATCCTCTGTCCGCCAAAGTCTCACAGAATTCCGAAAACTCTGCCCACGATCCGACCATGACTCCGATCAGGCCGTTGAAAAACGGCGATCTACTGCGTCAGCAAAATTAGCCAGACCGCTTATGTATGCGCAATACACTGCGCCCCCTGGCTATTTTCGCTTCCTTGCATCTCACCATTTTTGAACGGCCTGCGAATTTCGACAGGTAGCGATATCTACATCCGCCGTTCCCGGGTCATGTCGTGAGTGTGCTGAAGAAGCATGTCCCTGGCCATGGCTCCGACCAGGAGGAAGGGGATCCGGCGTAGCGCTGCCGCTTCGGAGATCATGCGCAGCGCATCGGACTTGTCCTCATCGAGTTCTTTCGAAGTATGGGGCCAGGAATCGTTCATGGATGATCTCCGCAGTTTCGATGTTTCTTGAGTCGCCGCTGGCCAGGAGGTCGGCGTAAATGATCAGCGGGGGAGCCAGATCGTCGTGCTCCCAGTGATAATCAAAGCGCCAGAAGGCCTTCAGGCATTCCACCGGTCCCTGCGGATCCTTTTTGAGACGGTTGGCCATGGCGAAATCCTTCAGTTCCCCTTTCAGGAAGAACGTCTGCATGGCGGGTTTGATGTGGCCCGTGAGGATCGCCGCCGCCGTCTCGCCGCCCAGATAGTGGGCAGGGCCCGCCATGCCGCGCCAGGTCGGTTCAGCAGGTGAGAAGCGCCCGAGGAGCAGCTTCGGGCGGAGACGCTCGGCGTACTCCGGAACCCACCGCCGCAGCAGTTCTTCCACTCTGGCAAGGGCCCTGCCACGACCGCCCCTGTCGACAATGAACCCGGCCCGTTCCAGGGCGGCCACGGTATTCGCCACTGTGCCTAGGGAGACGCCCGCGAGGTCTGCGATATCCCGGTACGCGGCCGATGTGTGTTCGGGCATGCACAGGAGCGTGAAGACGACCTGCAGGCTCATGGGGTTGAATACGAAACCCGTACCGATGTTGGCATCCAGGGCACGTGCTTGCCCCACTACGTAGATGTAGTAGGGCGGCGTGTTGATGAACAGGTTGCCTGACGCGTCCATGAAGGGGATGCCAAGCCCCTTGAGCTTCTCGGCCAGGTTCCGGTTTACATACGGAGCAATCAGCAGGCAGGAGCGGTTGAGATTCCTGACTCTGGCCGTCACAGGTCCGAGGGTGGCGGCGGTCAGGTTGCGCACGACTTCTGCCGGCCAACGCACCGCCTCATCCTGACCGCGTAGGGTCACAACCGCGTCGATGCTCTCCATGTCCCGAATCCCGGCCTGCTCAAAGCTGAATTCCAGCCCGGTCAACCGCGAAGCGGCCTCGACAGCCTGGCTCAGGATGCGGCTTTCTTTCTCGTGCATATCGGGCCCCTCCCGTGTGTGTTCATTTTTTTGCCGTGTATAATAATTTTGAACACGCGTAAATAGTGAACACGAGCGCGGCTGGGTTTCTGATGTCCGGTGGGGGCAGGGCTGGGTCTCTGAGACCAAGAGTAGAATGAAATAATTGATTATTTCATTCAAATAGGGCTGTTTTCTATGGCTGGGTCTCTGAGAGCTATAGCTGGGTCTCTGAGACCAAGAGTATTGAGGTAATTCCTCGCGTACAAATCTGTGCGGGGGGTGCCGGGTAGCCGGCATTCCTACCGCGACCCATGAGTACAAACTGAAGCCGGCACGAACTGAGCTCCGGCGCGGTTTTCACCTTGCCCGGCCAGGATGGGAGGTGAATTTGTCACCGCCCGCTTCGCCCGGTGACGAATTTTTTGCTATTTCAGGGCGCTTCTTTTTCCGGATCACAAATTCCAAAGGGCGGGGATTTTCTGTTGGTATTCTCAATCCCAAGCCTTTTATCACTTTGATTGCCGTCGAACGCCCGCATTCGTGCAGGTTGATGTCTTTGGTTCTTGCCCCAGTAAATCCGATACAGGGCACATGATATGGCATTTCCAAAAGTTCTCTGGTAATTTGACACCACCATCGTGAATTCACTTCTTGCATTCCGCCACAGATGGTCTCTTTGTTTCTTTCCTCAATGTGAGCGATTACTCCATATCCAAAAATCGACCCATCATAGACAACATACAGATGCTCTCCGACCTCCCCTTTACATTGGTATGTTGGAAAGAAAGCTGGATATTCCGGCTCGCCCAATTTTTTAGTGCGATCTTTGGTCTTGAGTTGCGAATTCCAGATTTGTTGTGCGGCAAGTCGTTCAGGATCTGTTTCTTTTGAAATTGTGATCAGGATCATATGCGCCATTCAAAGTGATAAATTGCTGATGTTGCCTTATGGCAAATCCTCAGATTAAAAATATGTGTAGAGCTTGCTCATATAGGCTTTTCAAAGTTTAAAATGATCAAATATCAACACAAATAACATATTATTAAAATAATTGAATGGCAAATCGATATGATATTATGTTAAAGCGCTCATTTTGCTTTGAATGCTTTAGAATGCTATCATGACAACATCGCACGGGACAAGAAATCTCATGCAA is drawn from Desulfomicrobium apsheronum and contains these coding sequences:
- a CDS encoding type IV toxin-antitoxin system AbiEi family antitoxin, with product MHEKESRILSQAVEAASRLTGLEFSFEQAGIRDMESIDAVVTLRGQDEAVRWPAEVVRNLTAATLGPVTARVRNLNRSCLLIAPYVNRNLAEKLKGLGIPFMDASGNLFINTPPYYIYVVGQARALDANIGTGFVFNPMSLQVVFTLLCMPEHTSAAYRDIADLAGVSLGTVANTVAALERAGFIVDRGGRGRALARVEELLRRWVPEYAERLRPKLLLGRFSPAEPTWRGMAGPAHYLGGETAAAILTGHIKPAMQTFFLKGELKDFAMANRLKKDPQGPVECLKAFWRFDYHWEHDDLAPPLIIYADLLASGDSRNIETAEIIHERFLAPYFERTR
- a CDS encoding glycosyltransferase family 4 protein gives rise to the protein MHILFLSHYFPPEVNAPASRTYENAKRWVRAGHKVTVLTCHPSHPGGVVYPGFTNSVHAWDEIDGIRVLRVGTYLSANKGFMKRISNYVSFMLSAVAQCWRVRDVDLVVSTSPQFFCGMGGYFVSRLKRCPWVLEIRDLWPESIIAVGAIRNRRVIRALEGVESFLYRKADHIISLTKAFKRHITARGVGEEKVSIVTNGADLERYAPGGRMNAVRRELGLGEDVFLASYIGTHGMAHGLGTVLRAAKRLENVPNIRFLLVGDGAEREKLLREKDEMGLTNVIMLGQQPKERMPDFLAATDACLVLLIKSELFKTVLPSKIFEAMAMGRPIVLGVEGESRELVEEGGCGLCIEPENDAELAEAVLKLARDPGLRRELGERGQDYVARNFDRETLAVRYLGILEGVVEKGAKLLRELARRSL
- a CDS encoding nucleotidyl transferase AbiEii/AbiGii toxin family protein, whose amino-acid sequence is MVGSWAEFSEFCETLADRGFERNTTVTHRFRSPKGVIIDAVPFGGLADAKGFIVWPPDDDPMMCVTGFDDALRHCLQMEINGGLVVNIVSLPGLAILKLLAWNDRRYASNKDAQDLALLLRLYGEVTKDRLFDSEAALMERHGFDMETAGAELLGQDMAAMASADTALHLLRIMLENGEDTTPNEHLVRDISRHLPGREYQHAENMLKYILSGLVVYERK